A stretch of Sphingomonas sp. JUb134 DNA encodes these proteins:
- a CDS encoding CaiB/BaiF CoA transferase family protein gives MASQLPLSGYKILDLTVMTAGPVGTMLLGDIGADVIKVEEIEKGELSRNMGTVFAAGESSMFLSQNRNKRSIRLDLKQPAGRDAFLAMARHADVITENFRPGTVDRLGIGYEAVKAVNPRIIYASVSAFGQTGPYAHLPANDPVVQALSGVMAMTGEANGPPVRIGTPYPDFGAAALLAYSVCAALLHRERTGEGQKLELSLLSGTIFSAIPRDGETLRTGEAPPRLGSAHPTFVPYRNYRAADGHFFFLACFTEKFWSALCKAIKRPDLASDTRFATNVARCVHRAALDAELEAIFATRPVAEWLALLAEHEVPAAPIQDLHDALRKDPQVAHNGTVVTVQHPTAGAIEMLAHPVDFKGTPANYRRAAPLLGEHSAEILTEFGLDAAAIATLERSGVVHGHVPLEKDKVA, from the coding sequence ATGGCTTCGCAGCTCCCGCTGTCGGGATACAAGATCCTCGATCTCACCGTCATGACCGCCGGGCCCGTCGGCACCATGCTTCTCGGTGATATCGGCGCCGACGTGATCAAGGTCGAGGAGATCGAAAAGGGCGAACTGTCCCGCAACATGGGCACTGTCTTCGCGGCCGGCGAGAGCAGCATGTTCCTGTCGCAGAACCGCAACAAGCGCAGCATCCGACTCGACCTCAAACAGCCCGCCGGCCGGGATGCCTTTCTCGCCATGGCACGCCATGCCGATGTCATCACGGAGAATTTCCGGCCCGGCACGGTCGACCGTCTCGGTATCGGTTACGAGGCGGTCAAGGCGGTCAATCCGCGGATCATCTATGCCAGCGTGTCCGCCTTCGGCCAGACCGGCCCTTATGCCCATCTCCCCGCCAACGATCCCGTCGTCCAGGCGCTGAGCGGCGTCATGGCGATGACCGGAGAGGCGAACGGACCACCGGTGCGGATCGGGACGCCGTATCCGGATTTCGGGGCAGCCGCCCTCCTGGCCTATAGCGTCTGCGCGGCGCTGCTGCATCGTGAGCGGACCGGCGAGGGGCAGAAGCTGGAACTCTCTCTCCTCTCCGGAACCATCTTCAGCGCGATCCCGCGTGATGGCGAAACACTGCGAACGGGCGAAGCGCCGCCGCGCCTCGGCAGCGCGCATCCGACGTTCGTGCCGTATCGCAACTATCGCGCCGCCGACGGGCACTTCTTTTTTTTGGCGTGCTTCACCGAGAAATTCTGGAGCGCGCTCTGCAAGGCGATCAAGCGTCCTGATCTGGCGAGCGACACCCGCTTCGCCACGAACGTGGCGCGCTGCGTACATCGCGCCGCGCTCGACGCCGAGCTTGAGGCGATCTTTGCGACCCGCCCGGTCGCGGAGTGGCTCGCGCTGCTCGCCGAGCATGAGGTGCCCGCCGCCCCGATCCAGGATCTCCACGACGCTCTGCGCAAGGATCCGCAGGTCGCGCACAACGGTACGGTCGTCACAGTTCAGCATCCGACCGCCGGTGCCATCGAAATGCTCGCGCATCCGGTCGATTTCAAAGGCACGCCGGCCAATTACCGCCGTGCGGCGCCCTTGCTGGGCGAGCACAGCGCGGAGATCCTGACCGAGTTCGGCCTCGACGCCGCCGCGATCGCGACGCTCGAACGCTCCGGCGTCGTCCATGGCCATGTTCCGCTCGAGAAAGATAAAGTCGCATGA
- a CDS encoding FAD-binding protein translates to MHGIRDAASLPRIQAFPDLRRHQRDPAQHRRARPLLLTFIAESDMTQLPLELITIKTDVVVVGGGGAASRAALSARQAGADVHLLAKAPLRTGGSTVHGASEIMSMGAAGYGDRKDSAEVHFNDTMRAGQGFIDPALVQVLAEDAPKRIQDLIDLGVQFDRLPAQPEEQSTDYKLIRSDFGTYGRAMGVGGRTGKAFVDAISDELVRTGVHVDAPVMLIDLVRDRDGAISGVLAFDGERQRLIHYIAPAVVLGTGGMHGAFQQQVSTAEMSGDGQAICLRHGAELVNLEFHQFGPALIHPYVQLFSKSCFILHPEITNSEGHAFLRDYVPADLSVEEVLDEKVFPFTTTNASRYLDIAIAREINEGRAGPHGGVSLSFAHIPEERITAVIPNTANWMRERGLDVRTGQFEVGIAFQCMNGGVRMVDTDAQSTIPGLYVIGELAGGVRGPDRPGGNSLAEGQVFGHRAGAAAGRRAAAAKASDAATLDASLEGIAASLDGGTSNPDLDAIEGSIRTAMQRHCLVEKDAAGLEKARSIIASARDALRDARFGPQTLLKGLSLRNMAQISDLVLDACLARTETRSGHYRTDYPETDDEHYLGCFVWKQEGDAVERDWKRF, encoded by the coding sequence TTGCATGGAATTCGCGATGCAGCGTCACTTCCGCGAATCCAAGCTTTTCCAGATCTTCGGCGGCACCAACGAGATCCAGCGCAACATCGTCGCGCGAGACCTCTTCTCCTGACCTTTATCGCAGAGAGCGACATGACCCAGCTTCCACTTGAACTCATCACGATCAAGACCGACGTCGTCGTCGTCGGCGGGGGCGGTGCGGCTTCGCGCGCCGCGCTCTCGGCGCGCCAGGCGGGCGCCGACGTCCACCTCCTCGCCAAGGCGCCCTTACGAACCGGCGGCAGTACGGTTCATGGCGCCAGCGAGATCATGTCCATGGGGGCCGCCGGATATGGCGACCGCAAGGACAGCGCGGAGGTGCATTTCAACGACACCATGCGGGCGGGGCAGGGTTTCATCGATCCCGCGCTGGTTCAGGTATTGGCGGAAGATGCGCCCAAGCGCATTCAGGACCTCATCGACCTCGGCGTCCAGTTCGATCGGTTGCCGGCGCAACCCGAAGAGCAATCCACCGATTACAAACTGATCCGCAGCGACTTCGGAACCTATGGTCGCGCAATGGGCGTGGGCGGCCGCACCGGCAAGGCCTTTGTCGACGCGATCAGCGACGAACTGGTGCGGACCGGCGTGCATGTCGACGCGCCCGTGATGCTGATCGATCTTGTCCGCGATCGGGACGGCGCGATCAGCGGTGTGCTCGCCTTCGACGGCGAACGACAGCGGCTGATCCACTATATCGCGCCGGCCGTGGTGCTCGGCACCGGCGGCATGCATGGGGCCTTCCAGCAGCAGGTTTCGACCGCCGAAATGAGCGGCGACGGTCAGGCCATCTGTCTCCGGCACGGCGCCGAATTGGTCAATCTCGAATTTCATCAGTTCGGACCGGCGCTCATCCATCCTTACGTCCAGCTCTTCAGCAAGTCCTGCTTCATCCTCCACCCCGAGATCACCAACAGCGAAGGGCACGCGTTCTTGCGCGATTATGTTCCCGCCGACCTGTCGGTCGAGGAGGTCCTCGACGAGAAGGTGTTTCCCTTCACCACCACCAACGCATCTCGCTATCTCGACATCGCGATCGCGCGAGAGATCAACGAGGGCCGGGCCGGGCCGCATGGCGGTGTTTCCCTGTCATTCGCCCATATCCCCGAGGAGCGGATCACTGCCGTGATCCCCAACACCGCCAATTGGATGCGTGAGCGCGGCCTCGATGTTCGCACCGGCCAGTTCGAGGTCGGCATCGCTTTCCAGTGCATGAATGGCGGCGTGCGGATGGTCGATACCGATGCCCAGAGCACGATTCCGGGCCTCTACGTGATCGGCGAGCTTGCCGGCGGGGTCCGCGGGCCCGACCGGCCGGGTGGCAACTCGCTGGCCGAGGGCCAGGTCTTCGGCCACCGCGCCGGCGCCGCCGCCGGGCGCCGCGCGGCCGCCGCCAAGGCTTCGGACGCGGCGACGCTCGATGCTAGCCTGGAAGGCATTGCCGCATCGCTCGACGGCGGCACCTCAAACCCGGACCTCGATGCGATTGAAGGATCGATCCGCACGGCGATGCAGCGTCATTGCCTGGTCGAGAAGGATGCCGCCGGCCTCGAGAAGGCCAGATCGATCATCGCATCGGCGAGAGACGCTCTGCGAGATGCGCGCTTCGGCCCGCAGACCCTGCTGAAAGGGCTGAGCCTGCGCAATATGGCGCAGATCAGCGATCTCGTTCTCGACGCGTGCCTTGCCCGCACGGAAACGAGAAGCGGCCATTATCGCACCGACTATCCCGAAACCGATGACGAGCATTACCTCGGCTGCTTCGTATGGAAGCAGGAAGGGGATGCCGTCGAGCGCGACTGGAAGCGCTTCTAA
- a CDS encoding acyl-CoA dehydrogenase family protein translates to MHREQEIQADLRPYLGDDQIAFRTSVDGFLSRHATPDYVRECDEHKRFPQQLVDGMAEQGYFAVTLPEEHGGVGGYLDMVAMLEVLGYHSVALARYWNMNVNMVGGALARFASDEIQRKTLPLLAQGKAFFAFALSENGSGSDAASLTTSARPDGDAYVINGTKMWITGALQADYFLVACRTDPDAKPHDGISLFLVPKDAGGITINPIDMLGGHAIRTCEVVFSDVRVAADMMVGPLHKGWRQLSTVLAKERVALGAICTGAAQAAYDLASGYAVDRHQFGRSITQFQAISHKLVDAKTLVDASRLLVLRAARLLADGEPCSAQASQAKTFASDAYVQIATNGLQVMGANGYCMEFAMQRHFRESKLFQIFGGTNEIQRNIVARDLFS, encoded by the coding sequence ATGCACCGGGAGCAGGAAATACAAGCCGATTTGCGGCCTTATCTGGGCGACGACCAGATCGCCTTTCGCACCAGTGTCGATGGCTTCCTGAGCCGGCATGCGACGCCGGATTATGTTCGCGAGTGCGACGAGCATAAACGCTTTCCCCAGCAACTCGTCGACGGCATGGCCGAACAGGGCTATTTCGCCGTCACGCTGCCCGAGGAGCATGGCGGCGTCGGCGGATATCTCGACATGGTCGCGATGCTCGAGGTGCTCGGTTATCATTCGGTCGCTCTCGCGCGCTACTGGAACATGAACGTGAACATGGTCGGCGGGGCGCTGGCCCGGTTCGCGTCGGACGAGATCCAGCGCAAGACCCTGCCGCTGCTCGCCCAGGGCAAGGCCTTCTTCGCCTTCGCGCTCAGCGAGAACGGTTCGGGCTCGGATGCCGCCAGCCTGACCACGTCGGCCCGCCCAGACGGCGACGCCTATGTCATCAACGGCACCAAGATGTGGATCACCGGCGCGCTGCAGGCCGACTATTTCCTCGTCGCCTGTCGCACTGACCCGGATGCCAAGCCGCATGACGGGATTTCCCTGTTCCTCGTGCCCAAGGATGCGGGCGGCATCACCATCAATCCGATCGACATGCTCGGCGGCCATGCCATTCGCACCTGCGAGGTGGTCTTCAGCGATGTCCGTGTCGCTGCCGACATGATGGTCGGCCCACTCCACAAGGGGTGGCGCCAGCTCAGCACCGTGCTCGCCAAGGAGCGCGTGGCGCTCGGCGCGATCTGCACCGGGGCAGCGCAGGCGGCCTACGATCTGGCGAGCGGATATGCGGTGGATCGCCACCAGTTCGGCCGTTCGATCACCCAGTTCCAGGCGATTTCGCACAAGCTCGTGGATGCCAAGACGCTGGTCGATGCCAGCCGGTTGCTGGTGCTGCGGGCTGCGCGCCTCCTGGCTGATGGCGAGCCCTGTTCGGCGCAGGCGTCGCAGGCCAAGACGTTCGCATCGGACGCCTATGTCCAGATCGCCACCAACGGCCTGCAGGTGATGGGCGCCAACGGCTATTGCATGGAATTCGCGATGCAGCGTCACTTCCGCGAATCCAAGCTTTTCCAGATCTTCGGCGGCACCAACGAGATCCAGCGCAACATCGTCGCGCGAGACCTCTTCTCCTGA
- a CDS encoding enoyl-CoA hydratase-related protein: protein MACFYSAPLAWFCSAVDSGENFCAGADLKEFGRRSDPAVAEAHCRNGHAMALALVELDKPLIAAIEGACLGGGFEIALCCQMRIIAEGARLGLPEINRGGFPGTGGIPLLERLLGAARAYRWLARGEIYPIGAAETQGIVDEVVPTGAALDVSLRIANELAARPVHSMRAVTKLLHDDFRREFRAYLERERALYVAIYQTQDAAEGWNSFLEKRPPQWRHI from the coding sequence GTGGCCTGCTTTTACTCCGCCCCGCTGGCCTGGTTTTGCTCCGCCGTTGACAGCGGCGAAAATTTCTGCGCGGGCGCTGACCTCAAGGAATTCGGACGCCGCAGCGATCCGGCCGTGGCCGAGGCGCATTGCCGCAACGGCCATGCCATGGCGCTCGCCCTCGTCGAACTCGACAAGCCGCTGATCGCGGCCATCGAAGGCGCATGCCTTGGGGGTGGCTTCGAGATCGCTTTGTGTTGCCAGATGCGCATCATCGCCGAGGGCGCGCGTCTGGGCTTGCCGGAAATCAATCGCGGTGGTTTTCCCGGGACTGGCGGGATCCCGCTGCTCGAGCGGTTGCTTGGCGCAGCGCGCGCCTATCGCTGGCTGGCCCGCGGTGAGATCTATCCGATCGGAGCTGCGGAAACCCAGGGCATAGTGGACGAGGTCGTTCCGACCGGCGCTGCGCTCGATGTGTCACTTCGCATTGCAAACGAACTGGCCGCGCGTCCGGTACATTCGATGCGCGCGGTGACCAAGCTCCTGCACGACGATTTCCGTCGAGAGTTCCGCGCGTATCTCGAAAGAGAACGCGCGCTCTACGTCGCCATCTATCAAACCCAGGATGCCGCAGAGGGGTGGAACTCCTTCCTCGAGAAGCGCCCCCCGCAGTGGCGCCACATCTAG
- the istB gene encoding IS21-like element helper ATPase IstB: protein MPVGTTAGTPQVLLAHHLKQLKLPTVLREYEKVARECAQGGVDHTRYLLRLIELELIDRERRTIERRIRAARFPAVKSFDTFEFTAIPSLNKMMVVELARCEYILRRENVIALGNSGTGKTHVALALGLAACQKGFTVAFTTAASLVNQLMEARDERRLLKLQREMAAVKLLVVDELGYVPLSPTGAELLFEVLSQRYERGSTIITSNLPFEDWTQVLASERLTGALLDRLTHHATILTMNGDSYRLKQSTGRKRRGAEQNQASALSDPDTGEILSS, encoded by the coding sequence ATGCCGGTGGGCACGACCGCAGGTACGCCACAGGTGCTGCTCGCCCATCATCTCAAACAACTCAAACTGCCAACCGTTCTGCGCGAGTACGAAAAGGTCGCGCGCGAATGCGCGCAAGGCGGGGTCGACCACACGCGCTACCTGTTGCGGCTTATCGAGTTGGAGCTCATCGACCGCGAGCGCCGGACCATCGAGCGACGGATCCGCGCAGCCCGTTTCCCGGCTGTGAAGAGCTTCGACACCTTCGAGTTCACCGCCATCCCCAGCCTGAACAAGATGATGGTGGTCGAGCTCGCACGGTGCGAATATATCCTGCGCCGCGAGAACGTCATTGCGCTCGGCAACAGCGGGACAGGCAAGACGCATGTAGCCCTCGCGCTCGGCCTGGCGGCTTGCCAGAAGGGCTTCACAGTCGCCTTCACTACCGCGGCCTCGCTGGTGAACCAGTTGATGGAGGCGCGAGACGAGCGACGGCTGCTCAAGCTCCAACGCGAGATGGCGGCCGTGAAGCTGCTCGTCGTCGATGAACTCGGCTACGTCCCGTTGTCCCCGACCGGCGCCGAACTGCTCTTCGAGGTGCTGTCGCAGCGCTACGAGCGCGGCTCGACCATCATCACCTCCAACCTGCCGTTCGAGGACTGGACGCAGGTGCTCGCCTCCGAGCGGCTGACCGGCGCACTGCTCGACCGGCTCACCCACCATGCCACCATCCTGACCATGAACGGCGACAGCTATCGCCTCAAGCAGTCCACCGGACGCAAACGTCGCGGGGCGGAGCAAAACCAGGCCAGTGCCCTGTCCGACCCGGACACCGGTGAGATATTATCTTCCTGA
- the istA gene encoding IS21 family transposase, whose translation MFVVESYAAVRRFVFVEGHSRREAAEVFGLNRDTVRKMCLYSAPPGYRRTKPPTKPKLGTLLPVIDAILAADREAPGKQQHTAKRIFERLRDEHGYTGGYTMVKDHVRLCRARGRETFVPLAHPPGHAQVDFGEAVAVVGGERMKIHYFCMSLPQSDACFFKAYPRETTEAFLDGHVSAFAFFGGVPLSILYDNTTIAVAKICGDGTRERTRAFTELVSHYLFQDRFARPARGNDKGKVEGLVKFARNNFMVPVPVAANFDVLNARFEESCRTRQGEHAGQHAQTIAERLAADVSALRTLPSVPLEPCEKRAARVSSTAMVRYRTNDYSVPTAYGYRDVMVKGFVDEVVIICAGEEIARHARCYDEGVFVSNPLHYLALIETKPGALDQAAALQDWNLPDIFQHLRHLLEARMGNKGKREFIQVLRLLEAMPLPIVTDAVTEAVQLGAPGFDAVKLIALARIERRPPRLDLAAYPHVPKMDVKTTCAADYAVLAA comes from the coding sequence ATGTTTGTCGTGGAGAGCTACGCAGCGGTCAGACGGTTTGTATTTGTCGAGGGGCATAGTCGCCGGGAAGCGGCGGAGGTGTTCGGGCTGAACCGGGATACGGTACGCAAGATGTGCCTGTATTCGGCGCCTCCTGGATACCGCCGGACGAAACCTCCGACCAAGCCGAAGCTCGGGACGCTGCTACCGGTTATCGACGCAATCCTGGCAGCCGACCGCGAGGCGCCGGGCAAGCAGCAGCACACGGCCAAGCGGATCTTTGAGCGGCTGCGCGACGAGCATGGCTATACGGGCGGCTACACGATGGTGAAGGACCATGTGCGGCTGTGCAGGGCCCGCGGGCGCGAGACCTTCGTGCCGCTGGCGCACCCGCCGGGGCATGCACAGGTCGACTTTGGCGAGGCGGTCGCGGTCGTCGGCGGGGAGCGGATGAAGATCCACTATTTCTGCATGTCGCTGCCGCAGTCGGATGCCTGCTTCTTCAAGGCGTATCCGCGCGAGACGACCGAGGCGTTTCTTGACGGGCACGTGTCGGCATTCGCGTTCTTCGGGGGCGTGCCGCTGTCCATCCTCTACGACAACACAACCATCGCCGTGGCAAAGATCTGCGGCGATGGAACGCGCGAGCGCACACGCGCCTTCACCGAGTTGGTCAGCCACTACCTGTTTCAGGACCGTTTTGCGCGTCCAGCGCGAGGCAACGACAAAGGCAAGGTCGAGGGGCTGGTGAAGTTTGCGCGCAACAACTTCATGGTGCCCGTGCCGGTCGCTGCCAATTTCGATGTCCTGAACGCCAGGTTCGAGGAGTCCTGCCGTACGCGCCAGGGCGAGCATGCCGGTCAGCACGCGCAGACCATTGCCGAGCGGCTGGCGGCAGACGTATCGGCATTGCGCACGCTGCCGTCCGTACCACTGGAGCCATGCGAGAAACGCGCGGCGCGCGTGTCGTCGACCGCGATGGTGCGCTACCGGACCAACGACTATTCGGTGCCGACCGCGTACGGCTACCGCGACGTGATGGTGAAGGGGTTCGTCGACGAGGTCGTCATCATATGCGCGGGCGAAGAGATTGCCCGGCACGCGCGTTGCTACGACGAAGGCGTATTCGTCTCCAACCCACTGCACTATCTCGCGCTCATCGAGACCAAGCCCGGTGCGCTCGACCAGGCGGCAGCCCTTCAGGACTGGAACCTGCCGGACATCTTCCAGCATCTGCGCCACCTGCTCGAGGCCCGGATGGGCAACAAGGGTAAACGCGAGTTCATCCAGGTGCTGCGGCTGCTCGAGGCGATGCCGCTTCCCATCGTCACGGATGCCGTGACCGAGGCAGTCCAGTTGGGCGCACCTGGTTTTGACGCGGTAAAACTCATCGCGCTGGCGCGTATCGAGCGCCGTCCGCCGCGCCTGGATTTAGCGGCGTATCCGCACGTGCCCAAGATGGACGTCAAAACGACGTGCGCGGCCGACTATGCGGTGCTGGCAGCATGA
- a CDS encoding IS110 family transposase → MDISVLGIDLGKNSCSVVGLDAIGKVVVRRRMRRETVITYAATLPACVVAMEACCGAHHMGRALARQGHAVRLMSPEYVRPYVKAQKNDDRDAEAIAEAATRPTMRFVELKTEEQLDMQTLHRIRDQLVGDRTSLMNQIRSLLLERGYIVPQGRAKLALRLGEMLDGDEPVLGSRIHRLVSDMRLRWSALDERIADLDAEFTDAARADERTRRLLTIPGIGALNATALVAAIGDARTFGRGRDLAAWLGLVPRQATTGGKPRLLGITKRGSRYLRKNLIQGARASLPVMSKSDTRLGAWLRGLLSRSHHNTVVVALAAKMARIVWALLRHERTYDPVAQAA, encoded by the coding sequence ATGGACATTTCTGTGCTCGGGATCGATCTTGGCAAGAACAGCTGCAGCGTGGTTGGGCTGGACGCAATTGGCAAGGTTGTCGTCCGCCGACGAATGCGGCGCGAGACAGTCATCACCTACGCGGCGACCTTGCCGGCCTGCGTTGTGGCGATGGAGGCCTGCTGCGGTGCGCATCACATGGGACGTGCCTTGGCGCGACAAGGCCATGCGGTACGATTGATGTCGCCGGAATACGTCCGCCCTTACGTCAAGGCGCAGAAAAACGATGATCGTGATGCCGAGGCGATCGCCGAGGCGGCGACACGGCCGACTATGCGGTTTGTCGAGCTAAAGACCGAGGAGCAACTCGACATGCAGACGCTCCATCGTATCCGTGACCAGCTTGTCGGAGACCGCACCTCCCTGATGAACCAGATCAGGAGCCTCCTCCTCGAACGCGGTTACATCGTCCCACAGGGGCGTGCAAAGCTTGCCCTTCGGCTGGGTGAGATGCTGGATGGTGACGAACCGGTACTCGGCTCCCGCATTCACCGGCTGGTGAGCGACATGCGCCTGCGCTGGAGCGCGCTCGACGAACGGATCGCAGATCTCGATGCCGAGTTCACCGATGCGGCTCGGGCGGATGAACGGACACGGCGATTGCTGACCATTCCCGGCATCGGTGCGCTTAATGCCACTGCGCTGGTGGCAGCGATCGGGGATGCCCGGACCTTCGGGCGCGGGCGCGACCTTGCCGCATGGCTGGGCTTGGTGCCGCGGCAGGCAACGACCGGAGGCAAGCCGCGGTTGCTCGGTATCACCAAACGTGGGAGCCGTTACCTGCGCAAGAACCTGATCCAAGGTGCGCGTGCGTCCCTGCCGGTCATGAGCAAGAGCGATACGCGACTTGGCGCCTGGCTGCGCGGTCTCCTCTCACGTTCTCATCACAACACCGTCGTGGTGGCATTGGCCGCCAAGATGGCGCGTATCGTGTGGGCGCTGCTGCGACACGAGCGCACCTACGATCCGGTTGCACAAGCAGCCTGA
- a CDS encoding IS630 family transposase, translated as MANAGGRPTMPLVLEAEERDYLERQVRRRRVSRSMSERCRIILRCADGIQSKVVAAELGVHEHTVGKWRRRFLKDRVEGLMDEARPGRPRTIDDDQVAAVIERTLRSTPTDATHWSIRSMAGATGFSHTTIRRIWSAFGLQPHRSETFKLSSDPLFVEKVRDIVGLYLSPPNRALVLSVDEKSQIQALDREQPVLPMMPGVPERRTHSYVRHGTTSLFAALDIASGFVIGKCYKRHRAAEFLDFLKQIDAQVPPDLDVHIIMDNYATHKTALVRAWLARRPHYHVHFTPTSASWINQVERWFAELTRKQLRRGVHTSTNQLEQDIRAFIERHNENPKPYRWTKSADEILASVKRFCQAADRTLCGEL; from the coding sequence ATGGCGAACGCGGGCGGCCGACCGACGATGCCTCTGGTGTTGGAGGCGGAGGAGCGGGACTATCTGGAGCGGCAGGTTCGCCGGCGGCGGGTGTCTCGCTCGATGTCGGAGCGGTGCCGTATTATCCTTCGCTGTGCGGACGGTATTCAGAGCAAGGTTGTCGCTGCTGAGTTGGGCGTGCACGAGCACACAGTCGGTAAGTGGCGACGGCGCTTCCTGAAGGACCGAGTTGAGGGACTGATGGACGAGGCTCGGCCCGGACGACCGAGAACGATCGACGATGATCAGGTTGCTGCCGTGATCGAGCGCACACTCCGCTCCACGCCAACTGACGCGACCCACTGGTCGATACGCTCGATGGCGGGTGCGACCGGCTTCTCCCACACGACGATCCGGCGCATCTGGTCGGCCTTTGGGCTGCAACCGCATCGGTCGGAGACGTTCAAGCTGTCGAGCGATCCCCTGTTCGTGGAAAAGGTCCGCGACATTGTCGGGCTCTATCTCTCCCCGCCTAACCGCGCGTTGGTGCTCAGCGTCGACGAGAAGAGCCAGATCCAGGCGCTCGATCGAGAGCAGCCGGTCCTGCCGATGATGCCAGGAGTACCCGAGCGGCGCACTCACAGTTACGTCCGTCACGGCACGACCTCGCTGTTCGCAGCGCTCGACATCGCTTCGGGGTTCGTGATCGGCAAATGCTACAAGCGTCATCGCGCCGCCGAGTTTCTGGACTTCCTTAAGCAGATCGACGCCCAGGTGCCGCCCGATCTCGATGTCCACATCATCATGGACAATTACGCGACCCACAAAACCGCGCTCGTCCGGGCCTGGCTCGCCCGCAGGCCGCACTATCATGTGCATTTCACGCCGACTTCGGCTTCGTGGATCAACCAGGTCGAGCGCTGGTTTGCCGAACTTACCCGCAAGCAACTGCGCCGCGGCGTCCATACCTCCACCAATCAGCTCGAGCAGGACATCCGTGCCTTCATCGAGCGCCACAACGAGAACCCGAAGCCCTACCGATGGACCAAGTCCGCCGACGAGATACTCGCCTCCGTAAAGCGCTTCTGCCAAGCCGCAGACCGTACGTTATGCGGCGAACTTTAG
- a CDS encoding tetratricopeptide repeat protein, producing the protein MARALEFSGRPAEALPFYVSALEIVEAEGDPINRGSILHHIGNCEAYAGRWQAAMHAYRKAAEQFVELEAVEFISNALGEAGTLVPQLDPLIGLPGQTIIIAGLDDIVEQIGLLLSKEMFGGRNPRVTFRKFGGIISLALHTGNRDLLRSTADEMYHRFIQPLDKNIDDRPDWFQILIFHIQWMIRFLQFLSFGVDRERSLSPSEFFVLAQLASHLNLKFAA; encoded by the coding sequence TTGGCCAGGGCGCTGGAGTTCAGCGGTCGGCCTGCAGAAGCGCTTCCGTTTTACGTCAGCGCATTGGAAATCGTGGAAGCGGAAGGCGATCCGATCAATCGCGGTTCCATCCTCCATCATATCGGAAATTGCGAGGCTTATGCCGGACGATGGCAGGCCGCGATGCATGCTTATCGGAAGGCTGCGGAGCAATTCGTCGAACTGGAAGCTGTGGAGTTCATCAGCAACGCGCTCGGCGAGGCCGGTACGCTTGTCCCGCAGCTCGATCCACTGATCGGACTCCCCGGCCAGACGATCATTATCGCGGGTCTCGACGATATCGTCGAGCAGATCGGACTTCTCCTGTCGAAGGAGATGTTCGGTGGCAGGAATCCGCGTGTGACGTTTCGAAAGTTCGGGGGCATCATCTCCCTCGCGCTTCACACCGGCAATCGCGATTTGCTGCGCAGCACGGCCGACGAGATGTACCATCGGTTCATACAGCCGTTGGACAAGAATATTGATGACAGACCAGACTGGTTCCAGATTCTGATCTTCCATATCCAGTGGATGATCCGTTTCCTCCAGTTCCTATCATTCGGTGTCGACCGCGAGCGCTCGCTCTCGCCAAGCGAATTCTTCGTTCTGGCACAACTCGCTAGTCACCTGAATCTAAAGTTCGCCGCATAA